The Triticum aestivum cultivar Chinese Spring chromosome 3A, IWGSC CS RefSeq v2.1, whole genome shotgun sequence genome includes a region encoding these proteins:
- the LOC123058644 gene encoding uncharacterized protein, whose protein sequence is MPDKSTLSANSSAGAGHNNNKKKKPMYIRPPAPMVNMKPSICAKTWYDRWGEMNCFPLTETKLFFTDSSARIFRFDADTHCIDTMPSLHTPKSSPLSFSIPPNPTTSKEGQGEGGGLYIMDRILRPNKEGQVQFESISYRRRCNHSSKAWHCDALPPPPFVHDPAYKQASICSYALVGGHTICISIRGVGTYFDTLACEWSKAGNWLMPFHGRAEYDPELGLWLGVSERNIHLPCVADISGVLRGEEPLREHTRIWEDTDMPEGWYPHSQCPTQVVSLGSGRFCVTNFVETKDFDERCGHSLVDDIFAVFTGMELVLPGNDNDEGKANSNSKGDSKGNANGNGNGIAGVRMIKHKSRSCRSHGTNLIKSVL, encoded by the coding sequence ATGCCCGACAAGTCAACCCTATCAGCTAACTCCTCGGCGGGGGCGGggcacaacaacaacaagaagaagaagccgATGTATATTCGGCCGCCGGCACCGATGGTGAACATGAAACCATCGATATGCGCCAAGACTTGGTACGATCGATGGGGCGAGATGAATTGCTTCCCTCTCACTGAAACCAAGCTCTTCTTCACCGACAGCTCCGCGCGCATCTTCCGCTTCGATGCCGACACCCACTGCATCGACACCATGCCCAGCCTCCACACGCCCAAGTCCTCCCCCTTGTCCTTCTCCATCCCTCCAAATCCGACCACCTCCAAGGAAGGCCAAGGCGAAGGCGGAGGCCTCTACATCATGGACAGGATCCTCAGGCCCAACAAGGAGGGTCAGGTCCAGTTTGAGTCTATCTCGTACCGCAGGCGCTGCAACCACTCCAGCAAGGCCTGGCACTGCGAcgccctcccgccgccgcctttCGTCCACGACCCGGCCTACAAACAAGCCTCCATCTGCTCCTATGCCCTGGTTGGCGGCCACACCATCTGTATCTCCATCAGGGGCGTCGGCACCTACTTTGACACGCTGGCTTGCGAGTGGAGCAAGGCTGGCAACTGGCTCATGCCGTTTCATGGCAGGGCGGAGTATGACCCGGAGCTCGGCCTCTGGCTTGGCGTCTCTGAGCGCAACATCCACCTCCCCTGCGTCGCCGACATCTCCGGTGTCCTCAGAGGGGAGGAGCCGCTGCGGGAGCACACTCGAATCTGGGAGGATACTGACATGCCAGAGGGGTGGTACCCGCACAGTCAGTGCCCCACCCAAGTTGTCAGCCTGGGTTCAGGCAGGTTTTGCGTCACCAACTTCGTTGAAACTAAGGACTTCGATGAGCGCTGCGGCCATTCGTTGGTTGACGACATATTTGCTGTCTTCACCGGCATGGAGCTAGTGTTACCCGGCAATGACAATGATGAGGGCAAAGCCAACAGCAACAGCAAGGGCGACTCCAAAGGCAATGCCAATGGGAACGGCAACGGGATTGCTGGTGTGCGTATGATTAAGCATAAATCCAGATCTTGCAGGAGTCACGGCACCAACTTGATCAAGTCTGTGCTCTGA